CGTCGTCATCGTGGGGACGCAGATCGCATCGCCACGGTGCGCGGCGATGACCTCGAGCACGTCTTCCGGCTTCATCGGGGCCTTCGCGACGGGCGGCGTCGACGGGGCGGCCATCACGCGGTCTCCAGCCCTACGAGCACCACGGCGGGCCCGCGGCGCTCGCGACTCAGGCGATAGTACTCGGGGATGAAGTGCAGATCGTCGGGGCCTTCGAGCCGCGCGTAGGGCACGCCGAAGGTGTCGAGCAGCGGCTCCGCGTAGCGGACCATCGAGTGCCGGGACTCGCGCGGGTCCTTGTCCTTCTCGCGGCTCAGCAGGCCGATCATGTAGAACATCGGCACCCGGCCGTCCATGGCGACGCCTCGAAGGGTGTTGATCGACGCGTACAGGCCCGCGTGCTGGATCATCAGGACCACGGGCTCGCCGCCCATGTAGAGGCCGGCGCCGATGGCGGTGGCCTCGTCCTCGGTGGCGCAGGTCACCACCCGGATGGACTCCTCCTTGTCGAGCGCGGCGAGCACTGTCTTCTGA
This window of the Candidatus Methylomirabilota bacterium genome carries:
- a CDS encoding thiamine pyrophosphate-binding protein, which gives rise to MPESIPATLVIDTLKDLFREARTAHAKEVAEPPLHSHLGWILSVPDTHQKTVLAALDKEESIRVVTCATEDEATAIGAGLYMGGEPVVLMIQHAGLYASINTLRGVAMDGRVPMFYMIGLLSREKDKDPRESRHSMVRYAEPLLDTFGVPYARLEGPDDLHFIPEYYRLSRERRGPAVVLVGLETA